In Paenibacillus hexagrammi, the following are encoded in one genomic region:
- a CDS encoding helix-turn-helix domain-containing protein has translation MMRKKTWLRFFYSYLFVFLVIILMLFFIFLYSIGNSAKREAESANYIYAQNVLKTFDNYLSNIQQTVILQILTNTKMQEFFTSNSDSPLVNYELYSKLKDIVSSNHGIDSIYVYRTSDQKVLTDSFTVYLEDFEDKQFIKKHVGGLQQWQWSTPRTYTFSKGSSEQQVVSMVHHVSLGTSSQGIVVVNLLAYSLVDTLTELTDSEVHYAFFTDRDNRPILTHLITADSLIKDTRFHYKSEITGWTLNTGLKNRTIGHFLSLLSFSWLLFAGIVVLIGIGMLFYVFRRNYKPIDMISDRIQTFIKKNSSNLELDPFAFIETSIEKLIAQSQQYEKQAAEDQLLRRTYILRELILGNHHADQSAWHQELQVLDIEDDKYSYVVLLVEIDEYGHFEQTYSSRDQALLKFAIRSVIQEISDQYTVSLWNNWMQIHRICHLIQIEQNKDLTSSIIQMCNEWRTWVEDQIRCTITIGIGITVNELTSIPYSYETASDMLEMKVTFGHNRIITHEMVSRNRDILKFDSLETIRSMTRQFITQKSNWEQTFLTVFKQMHANHLSRSAIASLCDYMLYQLNSELKELPKELQIIWNSEFLPLLNNISKQFDTIEKLEHSYFAALSSMSTYIQQKRENNSHYRDMDAIKTYIEQHYSDSNLSLNQISEQFQLSPPYFSTLFKEINGEKFIDYLTRIRMDHAKLLLRSSETSIQDIAISVGYVHSFSFIRVFKKLEGMTPGEYRKNHQTQKEDN, from the coding sequence ATGATGAGAAAAAAAACGTGGCTGCGCTTCTTTTATTCTTACTTATTTGTTTTTCTGGTGATTATTCTCATGCTGTTTTTCATATTTCTCTATAGTATCGGGAACAGTGCAAAGAGAGAAGCGGAGAGTGCAAACTATATATATGCACAGAATGTTCTAAAAACTTTTGATAATTACCTCAGCAACATCCAACAAACAGTTATTTTACAAATACTTACAAATACAAAAATGCAGGAATTTTTCACATCTAATTCCGATAGTCCACTAGTCAATTATGAATTATACTCCAAGCTGAAAGATATCGTATCCTCCAATCATGGAATCGATTCGATATATGTATACCGAACTTCCGATCAAAAAGTGCTGACTGATTCATTTACTGTCTATCTTGAGGATTTCGAAGACAAGCAGTTTATAAAGAAACATGTTGGTGGTTTGCAGCAATGGCAATGGAGCACACCGCGGACCTATACTTTCTCAAAAGGGAGCTCTGAGCAGCAAGTCGTATCGATGGTTCATCACGTTTCCCTAGGAACATCCAGCCAAGGTATCGTTGTTGTCAATCTTTTAGCTTATTCCCTAGTAGATACATTAACCGAGCTAACCGATTCAGAAGTTCACTATGCCTTTTTCACTGATCGGGACAATCGTCCGATCCTAACTCATCTCATCACAGCTGACTCCTTAATTAAGGATACAAGGTTTCATTACAAGTCTGAGATTACGGGATGGACGCTGAACACCGGACTAAAAAACCGGACGATCGGACACTTTTTGTCCCTTCTCTCCTTTTCCTGGCTGCTCTTTGCAGGAATTGTGGTTTTGATTGGTATCGGTATGTTATTCTACGTATTTCGGAGGAATTACAAGCCCATTGACATGATATCTGATCGTATACAAACGTTCATTAAAAAGAACTCCTCCAATTTGGAGCTAGATCCATTTGCCTTTATCGAAACCTCCATTGAGAAATTGATTGCACAATCACAACAATATGAGAAACAGGCCGCAGAAGACCAATTACTCAGGCGCACTTACATTCTACGAGAACTAATATTAGGAAATCATCATGCAGACCAGTCGGCATGGCATCAGGAATTACAAGTACTTGATATTGAAGACGATAAGTACTCTTATGTAGTGCTGTTAGTTGAAATAGATGAGTATGGTCATTTCGAGCAAACTTATTCATCCAGAGACCAAGCTTTACTGAAGTTTGCAATCCGATCCGTAATTCAGGAAATCTCTGATCAATATACTGTTTCATTATGGAATAACTGGATGCAAATCCATCGGATATGCCATCTGATCCAGATTGAACAAAATAAAGATCTTACTTCATCTATCATTCAGATGTGTAATGAATGGCGCACTTGGGTCGAGGACCAAATCAGATGCACCATTACGATTGGGATTGGCATAACCGTCAACGAATTGACATCCATACCATACTCTTATGAGACAGCTTCCGATATGCTGGAAATGAAAGTGACCTTTGGACATAATCGAATTATCACTCATGAAATGGTGTCCCGAAATCGTGATATTTTGAAATTCGATTCATTGGAGACGATACGCAGCATGACACGACAATTTATTACTCAGAAAAGCAATTGGGAGCAGACGTTTTTAACGGTTTTCAAGCAAATGCATGCGAACCACTTATCCCGTTCGGCTATTGCCAGTTTATGCGATTACATGCTGTATCAATTAAATTCAGAATTGAAAGAACTACCCAAAGAACTGCAGATCATCTGGAACTCCGAGTTCCTTCCACTTCTAAACAATATCAGCAAGCAGTTTGATACGATTGAAAAGTTGGAGCATTCATACTTCGCCGCGCTTAGTTCTATGTCGACATATATCCAGCAAAAAAGAGAGAATAACTCTCATTATCGGGATATGGACGCTATCAAAACTTATATCGAGCAACACTACAGCGATAGTAACTTGAGCTTAAACCAAATCTCGGAGCAATTCCAATTGAGCCCGCCATACTTCAGCACCTTGTTTAAGGAAATCAACGGCGAGAAGTTTATTGATTACTTGACGCGAATTCGTATGGATCATGCAAAGTTGCTTCTTCGATCTTCAGAAACTTCCATTCAGGATATCGCAATATCCGTCGGTTATGTTCATTCTTTTTCCTTTATTCGTGTGTTCAAAAAACTGGAAGGAATGACCCCGGGCGAGTATAGAAAAAATCATCAGACACAAAAAGAAGATAACTAA
- a CDS encoding extracellular solute-binding protein, which produces MLDDNGKLVFGWERLQASLDFKKKLYDAGIVDKDYLTDGKGDKAKQDFVTGKLGMWGANGADIASFKTLKKNNPNAEIAALALPSTSFGQFSPLISQPVQMISVVNAKAKDPEAVIQFVDFMNSDKVSSVINLSLEKGAGLEGVHYKVGSSGCREPIDLEKNKKELSYLGDFTVYTKNTDPSDKCSNTNLTLHPIEPSIKTEANVADYELNKQFAAAYQSAFDAYLDKSRPMIGVISGSYLPALPQDMALNQTNGYKAILDILSKSVISGSSYPSDKAIKDSQAVWATSNGANIETWMADWFVKNKDKVLLTKDYYDFIKK; this is translated from the coding sequence GTGCTTGACGATAACGGGAAACTCGTCTTCGGATGGGAGAGACTACAAGCTTCTCTCGATTTTAAAAAGAAACTGTATGACGCTGGTATCGTAGACAAGGACTATTTAACAGATGGCAAAGGTGATAAAGCCAAGCAGGACTTCGTAACCGGAAAACTCGGAATGTGGGGCGCAAACGGAGCCGATATTGCCTCCTTTAAAACGTTGAAGAAAAATAATCCAAATGCGGAAATTGCCGCTTTAGCTCTACCTTCAACTTCTTTTGGCCAATTCAGCCCGCTGATCTCACAACCTGTCCAAATGATCAGTGTTGTTAACGCCAAAGCCAAAGATCCCGAAGCCGTCATTCAATTTGTTGATTTCATGAACTCCGATAAAGTGAGCAGTGTCATTAATTTGTCCCTGGAGAAAGGAGCCGGACTGGAAGGCGTTCATTACAAAGTTGGATCAAGCGGTTGCCGTGAACCTATTGATTTGGAGAAAAACAAAAAGGAACTCAGTTACCTCGGAGATTTTACCGTATACACGAAAAATACAGATCCTTCCGATAAATGTTCCAATACGAATCTGACTCTCCATCCTATCGAGCCGAGTATTAAAACCGAAGCGAATGTAGCCGACTATGAGTTGAACAAACAATTTGCGGCCGCATATCAGTCTGCATTCGACGCCTATCTGGATAAATCAAGACCGATGATCGGAGTTATTTCCGGCTCCTATCTGCCCGCTCTTCCTCAAGACATGGCTTTAAACCAAACCAATGGCTATAAAGCAATATTGGATATCTTATCCAAAAGTGTAATCAGCGGCAGCAGCTACCCCTCTGACAAAGCTATCAAAGACTCTCAAGCCGTATGGGCTACTTCCAATGGAGCCAATATCGAAACATGGATGGCCGACTGGTTTGTCAAAAATAAAGATAAAGTTCTATTAACGAAAGATTATTACGATTTCATTAAAAAATAG
- a CDS encoding extracellular solute-binding protein, producing MRRKGIFVMLSMVLMGTVFIGACSNDNTPQPSTSTSTEPTKAPRGKISATIYERGDVPKEEGSKTENRWTKWINENGPVDVTFVSVPRWESAQKLNTLFASDSAPDLIAEYDSVIKNQLYAQKQLMPLDDVIDKYSTVYKETLQTYPKLRQLGIQDDGKLYGIGKVSEVVPQHILYIRTDWLKKLNLQKPTTLDEFFAVARAFAENDPDGNGKKTLTESI from the coding sequence ATGAGAAGAAAAGGAATATTTGTAATGCTGAGTATGGTATTAATGGGAACCGTTTTCATTGGCGCTTGTTCGAATGACAACACTCCACAACCGTCAACATCCACATCTACGGAACCAACGAAAGCACCAAGAGGAAAAATATCAGCAACCATCTATGAACGCGGAGATGTTCCCAAAGAGGAAGGTTCTAAAACCGAGAATCGTTGGACAAAATGGATTAATGAGAACGGCCCTGTGGATGTCACATTCGTTAGTGTTCCACGTTGGGAATCCGCGCAAAAGTTAAATACACTGTTCGCCTCGGATTCAGCGCCTGATCTGATTGCTGAGTATGATTCGGTCATCAAAAATCAACTTTACGCTCAAAAACAACTCATGCCGCTCGACGATGTTATTGATAAGTACAGCACGGTCTACAAGGAAACACTTCAAACTTATCCGAAACTCCGCCAATTAGGTATTCAGGACGATGGAAAGCTTTATGGTATAGGCAAAGTAAGCGAAGTTGTTCCCCAACATATTCTTTATATTCGTACGGATTGGCTGAAGAAACTCAATCTTCAAAAACCCACTACTCTCGATGAGTTTTTCGCAGTTGCTCGTGCATTTGCCGAGAACGATCCGGATGGGAATGGAAAAAAGACACTTACGGAATCAATCTAA
- a CDS encoding carbohydrate ABC transporter permease translates to MRASRGERIFYSVNYILLFLISITCLYPLINILAISLSSNDAIISGKVQIWPVGFSLTSYDAIMKGSSVLDAFRNSLIITIVGAAICMLFTLLAAYPLSRKEFYGRKAFTLAIVFTMLFNGGLIPNYLLVKSLGLIDSYFAIWLPTAISVYNMLIMKSYFENLPQELEDAARIDGASEWTFIIRIVLPLSAPMLATIALFYTVGLWNSFLNVLIYINDPLKYNLSVLVQQMVSSQSIIQDFSNNLEEISKLTPEGVKAAGVIILILPVMIVYPFVQKYFVKGAMIGAIKG, encoded by the coding sequence ATGAGAGCTTCAAGGGGAGAACGGATTTTTTACTCAGTGAACTACATTCTGTTATTTTTGATATCAATCACTTGCTTATACCCCCTCATCAATATCTTAGCAATTTCCCTAAGCAGCAATGACGCAATTATATCGGGTAAAGTGCAAATTTGGCCTGTTGGATTCAGCCTGACATCCTATGATGCCATCATGAAAGGAAGTTCTGTCTTAGACGCCTTTAGAAACAGTCTCATCATTACCATTGTCGGCGCGGCAATCTGCATGCTGTTCACACTGCTGGCCGCCTACCCTCTTTCGAGGAAGGAATTCTACGGCCGTAAGGCCTTTACCCTGGCAATTGTGTTTACCATGCTGTTCAATGGCGGATTAATTCCGAATTACCTGCTGGTCAAATCGCTTGGACTTATCGACAGCTATTTTGCTATTTGGCTTCCTACAGCTATTAGTGTTTATAATATGCTCATCATGAAAAGCTATTTTGAAAACCTGCCGCAAGAACTTGAAGACGCAGCTCGGATCGACGGTGCTTCGGAATGGACATTTATTATTCGTATTGTCCTCCCTCTCTCTGCTCCCATGCTCGCGACCATCGCATTATTTTACACTGTCGGGTTATGGAATTCTTTCCTTAACGTATTGATTTATATCAATGACCCGCTGAAATACAATTTGTCCGTCTTAGTTCAACAAATGGTCAGCAGTCAATCCATCATCCAGGATTTTTCTAATAACTTGGAAGAGATCAGCAAGCTTACACCGGAAGGTGTAAAGGCAGCAGGAGTGATCATACTGATCTTGCCGGTTATGATTGTATATCCTTTTGTTCAAAAATATTTTGTTAAAGGGGCGATGATAGGAGCTATAAAGGGGTAG
- a CDS encoding ABC transporter permease, with the protein MFIPVIVYFVLFKYIPLLGNVIAFKNYNFSDGIWGSPWIGLHNFQLLFTDPIAFKTIRNTFFISLLSIIVNFPFPIVLALMFNEVRKLWYKKTVQTLLYLPHFLSWVIIGGLVVNLFALDSGTMNQLLNHLGLQSYPFLYNMSSWLSIFLGAGVWKDAGFGAIIYLAALSMIDPDLYEAASLDGAGKLRQIWHVTLPGIRPTIIIILILSMGRFMDVGFDQIYNLQNPIVSNVSEVISTYIYRVGLQGGQFSLTAAMGLFEAVIAFILVFTMNYIARKFGQGLW; encoded by the coding sequence ATGTTTATCCCTGTGATTGTGTATTTTGTGCTTTTCAAATACATTCCCCTGCTCGGAAATGTGATCGCTTTCAAAAACTATAACTTTTCCGACGGAATCTGGGGGAGCCCCTGGATTGGGTTACACAATTTTCAGCTCCTGTTCACTGATCCAATCGCATTTAAGACGATACGGAACACCTTTTTCATCTCGCTGCTGTCCATCATTGTTAACTTTCCATTCCCGATTGTACTCGCGCTTATGTTTAATGAAGTGAGGAAGCTTTGGTATAAGAAAACCGTACAAACATTACTGTATCTCCCGCATTTTTTATCTTGGGTCATCATCGGAGGCTTGGTAGTCAATCTATTCGCTTTGGACTCAGGAACAATGAATCAATTACTTAATCACTTAGGCTTACAGTCATACCCTTTCCTATACAACATGTCTTCCTGGCTCTCCATTTTCCTGGGAGCAGGCGTTTGGAAAGATGCGGGGTTCGGAGCCATCATTTATCTGGCCGCCTTATCGATGATCGACCCTGATTTGTATGAAGCTGCTAGTCTTGATGGAGCAGGTAAGCTTCGTCAAATCTGGCATGTGACATTACCCGGAATTCGCCCGACGATTATTATCATTCTCATTTTGTCCATGGGGAGATTTATGGATGTTGGGTTTGACCAAATTTACAACTTGCAAAATCCGATCGTATCCAATGTCTCTGAAGTCATTTCAACTTATATTTATCGGGTGGGTCTGCAAGGCGGTCAGTTCAGTTTAACAGCAGCTATGGGTTTATTTGAGGCTGTGATCGCCTTTATACTCGTCTTTACCATGAATTACATTGCCAGAAAATTCGGCCAGGGACTCTGGTGA
- a CDS encoding DUF1565 domain-containing protein: protein MLTKIFRVMLVLSLLFPVWLHPADYANASEQASFYVDPSNGNDANPGSLSSPFRTIERARDAVRVINANMSDDIIIYLRGGKYEMSETWQLTEVDSGTNGHNVVYQAYPGEVPILSGGRNITGWVLYDTDRNIYKAIVGSDIETRQLYVNGKRAVRARSEGDFRIAFLMLMELPPRFLILPGGAT from the coding sequence GTGCTTACAAAAATTTTTCGAGTGATGTTGGTGTTGAGTTTGCTGTTTCCTGTTTGGTTGCACCCAGCTGATTATGCCAACGCAAGTGAGCAAGCAAGTTTTTATGTGGATCCTTCCAATGGAAATGACGCCAATCCTGGTTCGCTAAGTTCCCCTTTTCGTACAATAGAGAGAGCACGTGATGCAGTTAGAGTTATTAACGCAAACATGTCGGACGATATAATCATCTATCTCCGCGGAGGAAAGTATGAAATGAGTGAAACATGGCAATTGACGGAAGTTGACTCCGGAACCAATGGACACAACGTGGTTTACCAAGCTTACCCTGGAGAGGTGCCCATATTAAGCGGCGGACGCAATATTACCGGATGGGTGCTGTATGATACGGATCGTAATATCTACAAAGCTATTGTAGGATCCGATATCGAAACAAGGCAGCTTTATGTAAACGGGAAACGCGCGGTTCGTGCCAGAAGCGAGGGGGACTTCCGGATAGCATTCTTAATGCTGATGGAATTACCACCTCGTTTTCTGATATTACCGGGTGGGGCAACATAA
- a CDS encoding carbohydrate binding domain-containing protein, producing the protein MVFNEKWTNPRGGVESVSSTENGTFIKMKQPAWYNLRNKGGTSVNSPWYIENAYELLDQDGEWYLNRVTDTLYYKPRQGEDMTTAVVTVPTVETLLSVKGSDVSNPVHNIQFVGLSFEYSTWLRPNSNYGHADVQSNILRELDLATLNMSETLTPAAVLIQTGKWIQFERCRFTHLGSASINVIKGSQDNLFQGNSFTDISGSGIQMGEMSNKDVSIYNPFDPRLVMRSNDVVNNYFYNLGVEYRSAVAIFASYPQDMHITHNEIANLPYSGITIGWGWGEYDTSNRGVRIENNYIHNVMLTLNDGGAIYTLGTSYDMQIRGNYLKDQEHDQSAIYFDQGSSWITAEDNVVENSPTNLYVNPANDIQVNRTYSDTYLKVNLGTRTYVTNTVYVSDGNWPEEAQAIMANAGLESAYKDIITEPQQLTAVSDHRPHPTPLPEPIPVIFTGKSGLVTGILKAGKVRNNYANWVGMKFTVGSSPMTVTALGRLHFPGSVEPHQLRIVDAATNLEVPGTLVTIQMSKAPLLGDFKYVQLPAPVQLQANKTYYLMSMEANGGDVWYDGDLVVSNGSAATINKGVWGTSYKEDYVTGNSFVGLNILYEGSPSDSPAAVMIPPVDNGPSEPDPIELPVDLENTSGVFNTAMSSVPRNNWGGWLGYKFTVGSQPLFVSSIGRKVVQGNIGKHQLMIVEADTEAIVAQAKVTLAGATPGQMKYVQLDKSVRLQPGKSYYVLSLEVYGGDKWYEAASIQPLGSVASVDYGIYKSNDLTLRPQSYISGSQPGSGFVGLDLRYELENYGAENLIKNGQFEYDTKNWSVYNANLTKDTGITYNNSDGAGKLFMFGSFGMAYQNVMLEKNKLYEVSVWVKLETGSSTAQIILDHTVGTPRYDYLAANTPVDTTWRQVKARYKYTGTNPDGSGAIQIRIGNGQTRTTYYFDDFTIREIPEQVFNGDFEANTSGWTPYNATLTRVTSQTNNNSAGSAKVTMTGTFGMASQKLVLEKNVRYQVSAMVRLESGTGDAQMILDHITGTPRYDYLATTPVSTTWTQLKSSFVYTGPNDTANADMWIRIGDGKTKLIFYLDDISVQREVIDHINVSVDKTSFAVGETGTFTVTGQLGDGSAADLSQTELRFLSSDSSVIEATYESSNFTYTGVNDNTNMLIITPPMDSIGNGGSTVTDSTYGTVTDSTYGSSNTSVVQNVYNNIPAPSIPPVIYTNNLETVTLSAYGPAFVESVNGRLTSKKEGMISFRVRGTYNGKLFTSEPIMLIVDGTSPTATISYSTTGPTNQNVVATITPSEPIVVTNNAGELGHTFTENGAFTFEFTDAAGNRGSATATVSNIDKTPPNLQLTVNKPVLSPPNRKMIPIKVKVTSSDNGSGSGISSIVLTSITSNEPDEEEAAIFIENALMEQLHLSTAAKEELEHRGISLYGPYGELRKSDDIMQDLQRVIINLDQEDRDKLMKSVFQALNGEVLEKWLSWFDRRSDKIGADIEGTDIGSYDTEFSLRAERLESGTGRIYTIIYTATDLAGNVKVASTQVTVPKK; encoded by the coding sequence ATGGTTTTCAATGAAAAATGGACGAATCCCCGCGGAGGCGTGGAGAGTGTAAGTTCTACAGAAAACGGTACATTTATCAAGATGAAACAGCCGGCTTGGTATAATCTGCGGAACAAAGGCGGAACATCGGTAAATTCACCCTGGTATATTGAAAACGCTTACGAACTGTTGGATCAAGATGGTGAGTGGTATCTTAACAGAGTGACAGATACCTTGTATTACAAACCACGTCAGGGAGAGGACATGACTACTGCAGTAGTTACAGTGCCAACAGTTGAAACCTTGCTATCTGTAAAAGGAAGCGATGTGAGTAATCCGGTTCATAACATTCAATTTGTGGGTCTCTCGTTTGAATATTCAACGTGGCTTAGACCCAATTCAAACTATGGTCATGCAGATGTACAATCCAACATTCTCCGAGAATTAGATTTGGCGACTTTGAACATGTCGGAAACGTTAACACCTGCGGCGGTACTCATCCAAACGGGGAAATGGATTCAATTCGAACGATGTCGGTTTACACATTTGGGGAGCGCTTCCATTAATGTGATAAAGGGAAGTCAAGATAACCTTTTTCAGGGGAATTCATTCACGGATATTTCGGGTAGCGGAATTCAAATGGGCGAAATGAGCAATAAGGATGTTTCTATTTACAATCCATTTGATCCGAGACTGGTTATGCGCAGTAACGATGTCGTGAATAACTATTTTTATAATTTGGGGGTCGAATACCGGTCGGCAGTGGCTATATTTGCATCGTACCCTCAAGACATGCATATTACCCATAATGAAATTGCCAACCTTCCTTATTCCGGAATTACCATTGGATGGGGGTGGGGGGAATACGATACAAGTAATCGCGGAGTAAGAATCGAGAATAATTACATCCACAATGTCATGCTTACTTTGAATGACGGCGGTGCTATCTACACGTTGGGAACTTCTTATGATATGCAGATAAGAGGGAATTATTTGAAGGATCAGGAGCATGATCAATCAGCTATTTACTTTGATCAAGGAAGTTCATGGATTACGGCTGAGGATAATGTTGTAGAGAATTCCCCAACTAATTTATACGTGAATCCTGCCAATGACATTCAGGTAAACCGAACGTACTCGGACACTTATTTGAAAGTGAATCTGGGAACACGCACGTATGTAACAAATACGGTTTATGTCTCAGATGGGAATTGGCCTGAAGAGGCTCAGGCAATAATGGCTAATGCAGGATTAGAGTCTGCATACAAGGATATCATTACAGAGCCGCAGCAATTAACGGCTGTCAGTGACCATCGTCCGCATCCCACTCCGCTTCCTGAGCCGATACCGGTCATATTTACCGGGAAATCCGGGTTAGTGACGGGAATCCTTAAGGCGGGAAAGGTTAGGAATAACTACGCCAACTGGGTAGGAATGAAGTTTACTGTAGGAAGTTCTCCTATGACCGTTACCGCTCTTGGAAGACTTCATTTCCCTGGGAGTGTAGAACCGCATCAATTGAGAATCGTAGACGCTGCCACTAATCTGGAAGTGCCTGGTACATTAGTGACGATTCAGATGTCCAAGGCCCCATTGCTAGGTGATTTCAAATATGTCCAGCTGCCCGCACCGGTCCAACTGCAAGCTAATAAAACATACTATTTGATGAGTATGGAAGCCAACGGCGGTGACGTATGGTATGACGGCGATTTAGTAGTAAGTAACGGATCGGCGGCTACTATTAATAAGGGGGTATGGGGAACTTCATACAAAGAAGACTATGTTACTGGCAACAGCTTCGTCGGTTTGAATATTTTATATGAAGGCAGTCCATCTGATTCACCTGCGGCAGTTATGATTCCGCCTGTTGATAACGGACCGTCAGAGCCCGATCCTATAGAGCTTCCGGTAGATTTGGAAAACACCTCCGGTGTATTTAATACAGCAATGTCGTCAGTACCGCGCAACAATTGGGGAGGTTGGTTAGGATATAAATTTACCGTAGGTAGCCAACCTCTCTTCGTTAGCAGCATAGGACGTAAAGTCGTACAGGGCAATATAGGCAAGCATCAGCTTATGATTGTAGAAGCAGACACAGAGGCGATCGTAGCGCAAGCGAAGGTTACATTGGCAGGGGCCACACCAGGTCAGATGAAATATGTTCAGTTGGATAAATCAGTCCGGCTTCAGCCTGGAAAATCCTATTATGTACTCAGTCTAGAGGTATATGGAGGTGACAAATGGTATGAGGCTGCTTCCATACAGCCATTGGGTTCAGTTGCATCTGTAGATTACGGTATTTACAAATCAAATGATCTGACGCTGCGGCCGCAGTCCTATATAAGTGGATCTCAACCGGGATCTGGTTTTGTTGGTCTGGATTTGCGTTATGAGTTGGAAAACTATGGTGCTGAAAATTTAATAAAAAATGGCCAATTCGAGTATGACACGAAAAATTGGAGTGTTTATAATGCCAATCTTACCAAGGACACAGGAATCACCTATAACAACTCGGATGGGGCCGGTAAACTGTTTATGTTTGGCAGCTTCGGAATGGCCTATCAAAATGTTATGCTTGAAAAAAATAAATTATACGAAGTTTCCGTATGGGTTAAATTGGAGACAGGATCGAGCACAGCTCAAATCATACTTGACCATACAGTGGGAACGCCCAGATATGACTATCTAGCTGCTAATACTCCTGTGGATACCACCTGGAGACAAGTGAAGGCAAGGTATAAGTACACGGGTACAAATCCCGACGGTTCTGGAGCCATTCAGATTCGGATCGGTAACGGCCAAACTAGAACCACCTATTATTTTGATGATTTTACCATTAGGGAAATACCAGAACAGGTATTTAATGGCGACTTCGAAGCCAATACCAGCGGTTGGACACCTTATAATGCGACATTGACTCGAGTTACTTCTCAGACGAATAATAACAGCGCTGGTTCCGCGAAGGTTACGATGACCGGAACATTCGGAATGGCTTCTCAAAAGTTAGTTCTTGAAAAAAATGTCCGGTATCAAGTCTCTGCTATGGTGAGGTTAGAATCGGGTACTGGGGACGCTCAAATGATTCTTGACCATATAACGGGAACACCCAGATACGATTATCTCGCAACGACTCCGGTAAGTACCACTTGGACGCAATTGAAATCAAGCTTTGTGTATACAGGTCCCAATGATACTGCTAATGCTGATATGTGGATTCGAATCGGGGACGGAAAAACGAAGTTAATTTTCTATTTGGACGATATTAGCGTGCAGCGGGAAGTGATTGATCATATAAATGTAAGCGTGGATAAAACTTCTTTCGCTGTTGGAGAAACCGGAACTTTCACGGTTACCGGACAACTGGGAGATGGCAGTGCGGCAGATTTAAGTCAAACCGAACTGCGGTTTCTGAGCAGTGATAGTTCTGTAATTGAAGCGACTTATGAATCGAGTAATTTTACGTATACAGGTGTAAATGACAATACAAACATGTTAATCATTACTCCACCTATGGATTCCATTGGGAACGGCGGAAGCACGGTAACAGATTCGACCTATGGTACGGTCACGGATTCAACCTATGGCTCCAGTAATACGTCAGTGGTACAAAATGTATACAACAATATTCCAGCACCATCTATTCCGCCAGTAATTTACACTAACAATTTAGAAACAGTAACGCTGTCAGCTTATGGACCTGCGTTTGTCGAAAGTGTAAACGGTCGGTTAACTAGTAAAAAAGAGGGGATGATCTCATTTCGAGTGAGAGGTACGTACAATGGAAAACTGTTTACATCTGAACCGATTATGCTAATCGTAGACGGTACTTCACCGACAGCGACAATTTCTTACAGCACGACGGGACCAACCAATCAGAACGTTGTTGCCACCATAACGCCGAGTGAGCCGATCGTCGTAACTAACAACGCAGGAGAGCTTGGTCATACGTTTACAGAGAATGGGGCCTTCACATTTGAATTTACAGATGCTGCAGGCAATCGAGGGTCGGCTACGGCAACTGTATCCAATATAGATAAGACTCCGCCGAATTTACAATTAACCGTAAATAAGCCAGTTCTGAGCCCTCCTAATCGAAAAATGATACCCATTAAAGTGAAAGTAACTTCTAGTGATAACGGGTCAGGTTCCGGCATCTCATCCATTGTCCTTACTTCGATCACCTCCAATGAGCCTGATGAAGAAGAAGCGGCTATATTTATAGAGAATGCGCTGATGGAGCAGTTACATCTTTCGACTGCGGCTAAAGAAGAATTAGAGCATAGGGGAATTTCTCTGTATGGGCCGTATGGGGAGTTGCGGAAAAGCGATGACATTATGCAAGATTTGCAGCGTGTAATTATCAATCTAGATCAAGAAGATCGTGACAAGTTAATGAAATCGGTTTTTCAAGCGTTGAATGGTGAGGTTCTGGAGAAATGGTTAAGTTGGTTTGATCGTCGCTCGGATAAAATCGGAGCTGACATTGAAGGCACCGATATCGGATCTTATGATACTGAATTTAGTCTCCGGGCAGAGCGGTTGGAGAGTGGTACAGGAAGAATTTATACAATCATATACACGGCAACAGATCTGGCCGGCAACGTAAAGGTTGCCTCCACTCAAGTAACTGTTCCTAAAAAATGA